Proteins from a single region of Campylobacter sp. RM16704:
- the surE gene encoding 5'/3'-nucleotidase SurE — MKEILITNDDGYESEGLKKLIKMLRKHFKAKITIVAPASEKSACSHSITLTKPLKFQKVKKRFYKLDDGTPADCVYLALHALYKKRLPDLVISGINKGANVGEDITYSGTCAGAMEAVLHGIPAIALSQFYKDSQKELDYKLALKLTKKIVKNIFEKGFPLDKKEFLNINFPSSKTSFQGLKICKAGKRIYSYEAHSNTNPRGVEYYWLAAANLDHENEKNSDIALLKQGYATITPIMLDLTAYKQMKNLKKWLKNG, encoded by the coding sequence ATGAAAGAAATTTTAATAACAAATGATGATGGCTACGAAAGTGAAGGTTTAAAAAAACTTATAAAAATGTTAAGAAAACACTTTAAGGCAAAAATCACCATAGTAGCACCTGCTAGTGAAAAATCAGCATGCTCACACTCTATAACCTTAACCAAACCCTTAAAATTTCAAAAAGTAAAAAAAAGATTTTACAAGCTTGATGATGGCACGCCTGCAGATTGTGTGTATCTAGCTTTACATGCTTTATATAAAAAGCGTTTGCCTGATCTTGTCATAAGTGGGATCAATAAAGGTGCTAATGTGGGCGAAGATATAACCTACTCAGGAACTTGTGCAGGTGCTATGGAAGCAGTGCTTCATGGAATTCCCGCTATTGCTTTATCGCAATTTTACAAAGATAGTCAAAAAGAGCTTGATTATAAACTTGCTCTAAAACTTACCAAAAAAATAGTCAAAAATATCTTTGAAAAAGGTTTTCCTTTAGACAAAAAAGAATTTTTAAATATCAATTTTCCTTCTAGCAAAACAAGCTTTCAAGGCTTAAAAATTTGCAAAGCAGGTAAAAGAATTTATAGCTATGAAGCACATTCAAATACAAATCCAAGGGGAGTAGAATACTACTGGTTAGCTGCTGCTAATCTTGATCATGAAAATGAAAAAAACTCAGATATAGCACTTTTAAAACAAGGCTATGCCACAATAACCCCTATAATGCTTGATCTAACAGCTTATAAACAAATGAAAAATCTTAAAAAATGGTTAAAAAATGGATAG